A region from the Desulfitobacterium dehalogenans ATCC 51507 genome encodes:
- a CDS encoding enoyl-CoA hydratase/isomerase family protein: protein MEEYKYFRVTSNGPIATMTLNQPEKMNTLGYEPWMEIQKIQDDIEDNPEIRVLIINAEGPNFSAGIDLKELKSFDSKSVITNIPKIQRTYTRFQEMNAVVIAAVNGICYGAGFEMITACDIRLASADARFAIPEARFGLAPDMGGTQRLPRLIGPGQAKRLILACEEIDAREALQIGFIELVEEDYEGLQARAMKLAKRIANNPPWAVRFGKKAINAAADSSIAGGLLLEQIQTAFCCGTQDQDEAVAAFFEKRKPVFQDR from the coding sequence ATGGAGGAGTATAAATATTTTCGTGTAACGAGCAATGGCCCAATAGCTACCATGACCTTAAACCAGCCTGAGAAGATGAATACTCTCGGTTACGAACCTTGGATGGAAATCCAAAAAATACAGGATGACATCGAAGATAACCCTGAAATTCGTGTGCTTATTATCAATGCCGAAGGACCCAACTTTTCTGCCGGAATCGATTTGAAAGAACTTAAGAGCTTCGACTCAAAATCGGTCATTACCAATATTCCGAAAATCCAGCGTACCTACACCCGTTTTCAAGAGATGAATGCCGTGGTTATTGCCGCAGTCAACGGGATTTGTTATGGAGCGGGATTCGAAATGATCACGGCTTGTGATATTCGGCTGGCTTCAGCCGATGCCCGCTTTGCAATACCCGAGGCTCGTTTTGGTTTAGCACCGGATATGGGAGGGACCCAGCGTTTACCCCGCCTTATAGGTCCGGGGCAAGCTAAACGGCTGATTCTAGCCTGTGAGGAAATCGATGCCCGGGAAGCATTGCAGATAGGATTTATTGAGCTTGTCGAAGAGGATTACGAAGGGTTACAAGCAAGAGCGATGAAATTAGCCAAACGGATTGCCAATAATCCGCCATGGGCCGTGCGTTTCGGCAAAAAAGCGATCAATGCGGCGGCGGATAGCAGCATTGCGGGAGGTCTGCTTCTGGAACAGATTCAAACGGCTTTCTGCTGCGGAACCCAAGATCAGGATGAAGCGGTAGCGGCATTTTTTGAAAAACGCAAACCCGTCTTTCAAGACCGATAA
- a CDS encoding pyridoxamine kinase translates to MERQKRVGAIHDISCVGRCSLTVALPILSAAGFDTGVLPTAVLSTHTGGFEGFTYRDLTEDIEPISKHWQSLNLKFDALYSGFLGSFAQIDLVADLFKTFGGEDTLVMVDPVMADNGVLYSVYSPEMAKGMAKLCSMADIIVPNLTEAAFMLEEEYVGDDYSQEYIEKTLRKLSDMGAEKVVLTGISFDSAKLGAACYDRKTDSVSYAFNERVEGYFHGTGDVFGSTLLSGLLNNFSLAEATQIAVDYTLKCIQLTVEANQERRYGVCFERALPHLIQRLGLMK, encoded by the coding sequence ATGGAAAGACAAAAACGAGTAGGGGCTATCCATGATATATCCTGTGTAGGAAGATGCTCATTAACCGTAGCATTGCCTATTCTTTCGGCTGCAGGATTTGATACAGGAGTATTGCCCACAGCAGTCCTGTCAACCCATACGGGAGGATTTGAAGGGTTCACCTATCGGGATTTGACTGAAGATATCGAGCCCATATCCAAGCATTGGCAATCTCTTAATCTAAAGTTTGACGCCTTATACAGCGGCTTTTTAGGCTCCTTTGCCCAGATAGATTTAGTGGCCGATCTCTTTAAAACCTTTGGAGGAGAAGACACCTTAGTTATGGTGGATCCGGTTATGGCGGATAATGGGGTTCTCTACTCGGTATACTCTCCGGAGATGGCTAAAGGGATGGCAAAGCTCTGCTCCATGGCCGATATCATCGTGCCGAATTTAACTGAAGCAGCCTTTATGCTTGAGGAAGAGTATGTAGGAGATGACTATTCCCAGGAATATATCGAGAAAACTCTAAGAAAACTTTCCGACATGGGAGCTGAAAAAGTCGTCTTAACGGGTATTTCTTTTGACTCCGCAAAACTTGGCGCAGCCTGCTATGATCGGAAGACGGATAGTGTAAGCTATGCCTTTAATGAGCGGGTGGAAGGTTACTTCCATGGCACAGGAGATGTCTTTGGCAGTACCTTATTATCCGGTCTTCTCAATAATTTTTCTTTAGCAGAGGCTACTCAAATTGCGGTGGATTATACCTTGAAATGCATTCAACTTACCGTAGAAGCTAATCAAGAGCGCAGATATGGAGTCTGCTTCGAGCGGGCACTTCCTCATCTGATCCAAAGATTAGGTTTGATGAAATAA
- a CDS encoding transketolase C-terminal domain-containing protein yields MNKALITGSEAAALGAKLAQIEVLGYYPITPAFPAMERLSKYIEDGELHCKFIRVESDHSALAAVLGASLAGARSYTVTNSQGLLLMTEVVYHAAGLRQPIVMGVANRALSAPHSRFPEHGDAISQGASGWIQMFCENNQDIMDNTIQAFRVAEELRTPVMVNYEGYIQSHTLEEVYIPEQEKVAKFLPLNRQPALDINNPRGVNTVTGPEFYTDYKYQQNQAMLQALTLIPQTAEAYNAEFGTTSCGLVEGYKTEDAEHVIVAMGSIVGTARVLVDELRKEGKKIGVLKVKVWRPFPAEAILAQIKNAKYVTVLDKNIVFGVGGALATEIKAASYGYGNQVINGVILGLGGRQCGIPEVKEAVEHTENSNSKTNTSAWIGL; encoded by the coding sequence ATGAATAAAGCACTTATTACAGGAAGTGAAGCAGCTGCCCTAGGTGCCAAGCTCGCTCAGATCGAAGTGCTGGGGTATTACCCTATTACCCCTGCTTTTCCAGCTATGGAAAGACTAAGCAAATATATTGAGGACGGAGAACTTCATTGTAAGTTCATAAGAGTGGAATCCGATCATAGTGCCCTTGCAGCGGTGCTGGGGGCCTCATTAGCCGGAGCACGCAGTTATACAGTAACGAACTCTCAGGGATTATTGCTCATGACGGAAGTCGTTTATCACGCGGCAGGTCTTCGTCAACCCATTGTCATGGGAGTAGCCAATAGAGCTTTATCAGCTCCTCACAGCCGTTTTCCGGAACATGGTGATGCGATCTCCCAAGGAGCCAGCGGATGGATTCAAATGTTCTGCGAAAACAATCAGGATATTATGGATAACACCATTCAGGCGTTCCGTGTTGCCGAGGAACTACGCACTCCCGTTATGGTGAACTACGAAGGCTATATCCAATCCCATACATTGGAGGAGGTCTATATACCGGAACAGGAGAAAGTGGCAAAATTCCTCCCTTTAAACCGTCAACCTGCTCTTGATATTAATAACCCTAGGGGAGTAAATACCGTCACCGGCCCTGAATTCTACACTGATTATAAGTATCAACAAAACCAGGCTATGCTTCAGGCACTAACCCTGATTCCGCAAACAGCTGAAGCCTATAATGCTGAGTTCGGCACAACCTCTTGTGGGCTTGTAGAGGGATATAAAACAGAAGATGCTGAACATGTGATCGTGGCCATGGGGTCTATTGTCGGTACAGCAAGGGTTTTAGTGGATGAATTGAGAAAAGAGGGCAAGAAGATCGGAGTATTAAAAGTCAAGGTTTGGAGGCCCTTCCCAGCAGAAGCGATCTTAGCCCAAATAAAAAATGCTAAGTATGTGACAGTGCTGGATAAAAATATTGTTTTCGGTGTGGGAGGAGCTTTAGCCACAGAGATTAAGGCAGCTTCCTATGGTTATGGAAACCAAGTGATCAATGGGGTAATCCTTGGACTAGGCGGACGCCAATGCGGCATTCCAGAAGTAAAAGAAGCAGTGGAACATACGGAGAACAGTAACTCAAAGACAAATACTTCCGCATGGATCGGATTATAA
- a CDS encoding molybdopterin-containing oxidoreductase family protein, translated as MGEWKKSGCILCAQNCGLELEIEKNHIIKVRGDKDNPRSLGYCCRKGLRIAHYARNGDRLHYPLKKVGDHHERISWEQAIGEISEKLLSIKEHYGPKSFAYVGGGNVGGQMEVGTGLRLLSFLGSRYYYSSLAQEFSNVFWVDGRIAGKQGLTSMSDAHRADTLVAWGWNGWMSHQEPRTRILLKEFAENPQKKLIVIDPRLSETAKFADIHLALRPGSDTLLLKAIIRIILDQEWEDKKFIEDHVNGWDEVAPLFNGFESKRAVEEVCGLNYEDVVEVARVISQTKSCIHQDLGIYMNRNSTINNYLLHILRAMTGRLAVEGGQIFPAFLYPMGSDSDERNPKTWRTVKHKMFPVLGVFPPTILPDEIISDHPERIRAMIVSACNPLRSWPDTLAYEKAFQALELSVCIDIAYTETARLCDYILPSLSYLESYDTTCFNYSYPEFYFQMRQPVLEPISPEAKEGSAIILELIKAMGFLPQLPDSLYEAGKKGITPYLGTMNAYLMENPQYARFAPLILAETLGKALGSVNQALIVGLLINSSKAFKTGAVAMGYPADMTMVEKMFQDILEHPQGLVLAKFQGDNFQMLRTEDKKLALKIEELFEPLQAATIDKERADLKLPENYPLILHAGLHHETVANTMMRNPQWNGSERWATMLMNEADAKDLGISDGDKAKITTKASAAEIEVEISPYAAQGCVYIRHGGGLIYEGTQYGVNVNELVHSTDRDEMCTPIHRRIPCRVEVKSSK; from the coding sequence ATGGGAGAATGGAAAAAGAGCGGTTGCATACTCTGTGCACAGAATTGCGGTTTGGAACTGGAGATAGAAAAGAATCATATCATTAAAGTACGTGGGGATAAGGATAATCCCCGAAGTCTTGGTTATTGCTGCCGAAAAGGCCTAAGGATTGCCCATTATGCGCGCAACGGGGATCGCCTTCATTACCCCCTGAAAAAAGTAGGAGACCATCATGAGAGAATCAGCTGGGAACAGGCCATTGGTGAAATTTCCGAAAAGTTGTTGTCCATAAAAGAACACTATGGACCTAAATCCTTTGCTTATGTGGGCGGAGGTAATGTCGGCGGACAGATGGAAGTAGGGACAGGATTAAGACTCTTAAGCTTCCTGGGTTCACGTTATTATTACTCTTCATTGGCACAGGAGTTTTCCAATGTCTTTTGGGTGGATGGCCGTATTGCTGGAAAACAGGGGTTGACCTCGATGTCGGATGCCCATCGGGCGGACACTTTAGTGGCCTGGGGTTGGAACGGCTGGATGAGTCACCAGGAACCACGCACTCGTATTTTACTTAAGGAATTTGCTGAGAATCCCCAGAAAAAACTGATTGTTATTGACCCTCGCCTGTCCGAAACGGCTAAGTTTGCGGATATTCATTTAGCCCTGCGCCCAGGGTCCGATACTCTGCTCTTAAAAGCCATCATCCGTATTATTTTGGATCAGGAATGGGAAGACAAAAAGTTTATTGAAGACCATGTGAACGGGTGGGATGAAGTTGCTCCACTCTTTAACGGCTTCGAGTCTAAGAGAGCCGTGGAAGAGGTCTGTGGACTTAATTATGAGGATGTGGTAGAAGTAGCTCGCGTGATTTCCCAGACGAAGTCCTGTATCCATCAGGATTTGGGAATCTATATGAATCGCAATTCCACTATCAATAATTACTTACTGCATATTTTGCGGGCCATGACGGGACGCTTGGCTGTGGAAGGGGGTCAGATTTTCCCCGCCTTCCTTTATCCTATGGGAAGTGACAGTGATGAACGAAACCCTAAAACCTGGCGTACGGTCAAACATAAGATGTTTCCCGTGTTGGGGGTATTTCCACCGACCATATTGCCGGATGAGATAATCAGCGATCATCCGGAGAGGATCCGCGCAATGATCGTCAGCGCTTGTAACCCGCTCCGCTCCTGGCCGGATACCTTGGCTTATGAAAAGGCTTTCCAGGCCTTGGAGCTTTCAGTCTGTATTGATATTGCTTATACAGAAACCGCCCGATTGTGTGACTATATCCTGCCAAGTCTCAGTTATTTGGAGTCCTACGATACGACTTGCTTTAATTACTCCTACCCGGAGTTTTATTTTCAGATGCGTCAGCCTGTCCTTGAGCCCATCAGTCCTGAAGCCAAGGAGGGTTCAGCCATCATTTTAGAACTAATCAAGGCCATGGGTTTTTTGCCGCAACTGCCGGATAGTCTCTATGAGGCAGGGAAGAAAGGAATTACCCCATATTTAGGGACTATGAATGCTTATCTTATGGAAAACCCTCAATACGCCAGGTTTGCCCCTCTTATCCTGGCGGAAACTCTGGGAAAGGCTCTCGGATCCGTTAACCAGGCTTTAATCGTGGGTCTGCTGATAAACAGCAGTAAAGCCTTTAAAACCGGAGCGGTGGCCATGGGCTATCCCGCAGATATGACTATGGTTGAAAAGATGTTTCAGGATATCCTTGAGCATCCCCAAGGTTTAGTCTTGGCCAAATTTCAGGGCGACAATTTCCAAATGCTGCGCACGGAAGATAAAAAGCTTGCCTTGAAAATTGAAGAACTCTTTGAACCTCTTCAAGCAGCCACTATTGATAAGGAAAGGGCCGATTTGAAGTTGCCTGAGAACTATCCCCTGATACTGCACGCAGGACTTCATCATGAGACCGTTGCCAACACCATGATGCGCAATCCTCAGTGGAATGGATCAGAGCGTTGGGCAACTATGCTTATGAACGAGGCAGATGCCAAAGATTTGGGAATTAGCGACGGGGATAAAGCTAAAATAACCACAAAGGCATCTGCGGCGGAGATCGAAGTTGAGATTAGTCCTTACGCTGCCCAAGGCTGTGTCTATATTCGACACGGGGGCGGGCTGATCTATGAGGGCACTCAATATGGGGTCAATGTCAATGAATTGGTGCATAGCACGGACAGAGATGAGATGTGCACTCCCATTCATCGCCGGATTCCCTGCCGGGTGGAAGTAAAGTCATCCAAATGA
- a CDS encoding 2-oxoacid:ferredoxin oxidoreductase subunit alpha: protein MRLSIYGNGVGMLLALIYGVTKKQGGVEDMVLKELPVVPSAEPGSLAESPNSAIQRIVRPVIIDQTLVNPIVLLYCPDGALFLKGDEIVVSYKHCKGCGICAKESEGIEMVPEYTGPRGIF from the coding sequence TTGAGATTATCCATTTATGGCAATGGGGTTGGCATGCTTCTTGCTCTAATCTATGGCGTAACCAAAAAGCAAGGAGGTGTTGAAGATATGGTATTAAAGGAGCTGCCTGTTGTTCCTTCAGCTGAACCAGGTTCCCTGGCGGAATCACCGAATTCAGCCATTCAACGTATTGTTCGTCCGGTGATTATTGATCAGACCTTGGTCAACCCCATTGTTCTGCTTTATTGCCCGGATGGAGCCCTCTTTTTAAAGGGAGACGAGATCGTAGTGAGTTATAAGCATTGCAAAGGTTGCGGCATCTGTGCCAAAGAAAGTGAAGGAATTGAGATGGTGCCGGAATACACAGGTCCACGAGGAATTTTTTAG
- a CDS encoding NYN domain-containing protein, translated as MDNDKNIAVLIDADNVSEKYIKSILDEVSNHGIPTYKRIYGDWTKPQLSSWKNVLLNYSITPIQQYSYTTGKNATDAALIIDAMDILYSRNVDGFCIVSSDSDFTRLAARLREAGMYVIGMGEKKTPTPFIAACEKFKYLEVLAGVSTNASDNGAQLKNEKHDPTKDGMASLDDLIRTIRIIVTESSDEDGWAFLGEVGKRLNKRYPDFDTRNYGHTKLTPLISSLKQFEIQPRKTSNPNIIHYFIKNKPKTK; from the coding sequence ATGGATAATGATAAAAATATTGCAGTACTCATCGATGCTGATAATGTTTCGGAAAAATACATTAAGTCGATTTTAGATGAAGTGTCCAATCATGGCATTCCTACCTATAAAAGAATTTATGGGGACTGGACTAAACCTCAATTATCGTCCTGGAAAAACGTTCTCCTTAATTATTCCATCACACCCATTCAACAATATAGTTACACTACAGGTAAGAATGCAACCGATGCAGCCTTGATTATTGATGCCATGGATATCCTGTATTCCCGAAATGTAGATGGATTTTGTATCGTGTCCAGCGATAGTGATTTCACCCGGCTGGCCGCTCGCTTAAGGGAGGCGGGAATGTATGTCATCGGTATGGGCGAGAAAAAAACCCCCACACCTTTTATCGCTGCTTGCGAGAAATTTAAGTATTTAGAAGTTCTCGCCGGCGTCTCTACCAATGCATCTGATAATGGTGCTCAATTAAAAAATGAGAAGCATGATCCTACGAAAGATGGGATGGCTTCCCTGGATGATTTGATTCGCACCATTCGCATTATTGTTACAGAAAGCTCTGACGAGGATGGTTGGGCATTTTTAGGTGAAGTGGGTAAAAGACTGAATAAACGCTATCCGGATTTTGATACCAGAAACTATGGGCATACTAAGCTGACTCCCCTTATTTCCTCATTAAAGCAATTTGAAATCCAACCCCGCAAAACCAGCAATCCGAATATTATTCATTACTTCATAAAGAATAAACCTAAGACTAAATAA
- a CDS encoding MATE family efflux transporter, with product MISLKNDSIGKLLWEFSLPAIIGMLVNALYNIISRIFVGQGVGYIAIAAVTVAMPVMILLMAVAMLVGVGATALISIRMGEKKMDEVEKIAGNATALLIFLPFLLSIVYFLNAEPLLIMFGASPEALPYAKEYSHIIMLGAVPGSIAFGMNNFIRAEGNPRIAMLTQIIGAVINIVCNYIYIFIFNWGIQGSAWAAVTGQTVSAIWVLSHFLLGRSKIKLRAKYLKLDMSIVLKTLTIGFAPFAMQIANSVQQTLLNNTLREYGGDLALSAVGILMSISMLLLMPIVGVSQGAQPIIGYNYGAQNYERVKETLKKAVLVSTAMATGGYILLHLFAVPVVGLFSKNDVALTELTVHASLIFLALMPIIGFQIVGSSYFQAVGKPVQSTILSLSRQVLLFIPLLLVLPQFYGIEGVWVTAPIADGLAVFVTGTFLFFELKKYKKPALAMGD from the coding sequence ATGATTAGTCTTAAAAATGATAGCATTGGAAAATTACTTTGGGAATTTTCCTTACCGGCGATTATCGGGATGTTGGTTAATGCTCTCTACAATATTATAAGCCGCATATTCGTTGGTCAGGGTGTTGGTTATATAGCGATCGCAGCAGTTACCGTCGCCATGCCGGTGATGATTCTGCTGATGGCCGTCGCCATGCTGGTGGGTGTGGGGGCCACTGCCTTAATCTCCATTCGCATGGGTGAAAAAAAGATGGACGAAGTAGAAAAAATCGCGGGCAACGCTACCGCTCTTCTTATTTTTTTGCCTTTTCTTTTATCCATCGTTTACTTCCTTAATGCCGAACCTCTTTTAATTATGTTTGGCGCCAGCCCGGAGGCTCTGCCCTATGCCAAAGAATACAGCCACATTATTATGCTGGGTGCAGTACCGGGTTCTATCGCCTTTGGTATGAACAACTTTATTCGTGCCGAAGGTAATCCTCGTATCGCCATGTTGACTCAGATTATAGGTGCTGTCATTAACATTGTCTGCAACTACATTTACATTTTTATTTTTAATTGGGGAATTCAAGGGTCCGCTTGGGCAGCAGTTACCGGTCAAACCGTTTCGGCAATATGGGTTCTGAGCCATTTCCTTCTTGGACGCAGTAAAATTAAGCTGAGAGCCAAATATTTAAAGCTGGATATGTCCATTGTCTTAAAGACCTTAACCATTGGTTTTGCACCTTTTGCCATGCAAATAGCGAACAGTGTTCAACAAACTCTATTGAACAATACGTTAAGGGAATATGGCGGAGATTTGGCTCTTTCAGCAGTGGGAATTCTCATGAGTATATCCATGCTGCTCCTTATGCCCATTGTCGGAGTCAGCCAGGGAGCACAACCCATTATCGGCTATAATTACGGAGCTCAAAATTATGAGCGGGTCAAAGAGACTTTGAAAAAGGCAGTTCTTGTAAGCACCGCTATGGCCACAGGCGGATATATTCTGCTGCATCTTTTTGCCGTTCCAGTGGTGGGGCTTTTTAGTAAAAACGACGTAGCACTCACAGAACTAACCGTCCATGCATCCCTCATCTTCCTGGCATTGATGCCAATTATCGGTTTTCAAATCGTGGGCTCCAGCTACTTCCAGGCAGTAGGAAAACCGGTTCAATCTACGATCCTAAGTCTTTCCAGACAAGTGCTTCTTTTTATTCCCCTCCTGCTGGTGCTCCCTCAGTTCTACGGTATTGAAGGGGTATGGGTCACTGCACCCATAGCGGATGGTTTGGCTGTTTTTGTGACAGGAACATTCTTGTTCTTTGAACTTAAAAAGTACAAAAAGCCAGCCTTAGCCATGGGCGACTAA
- a CDS encoding MarR family winged helix-turn-helix transcriptional regulator: MNYDNTKQIHKLMIAFMGLYHEKFCLQFRNDVDNPSDLKKNHIKILNLLYHENPKTLTEIGKGLDIEKGSLTALIDLLEERELIIRSVDSKDRRKNLIYLSPKGKDIINQRIAAFTKKMEESLAAFDAKDIQSFEDNLQLVVDFLKRVQV; this comes from the coding sequence ATGAACTATGATAATACAAAGCAGATTCATAAATTAATGATTGCATTTATGGGGTTATACCATGAGAAGTTTTGTCTCCAATTTCGTAATGATGTAGATAATCCTTCCGATTTGAAGAAAAACCATATAAAAATTCTCAATCTCCTTTATCATGAAAATCCGAAAACCCTAACTGAGATCGGTAAGGGTTTGGATATTGAAAAAGGAAGCCTGACAGCCTTGATTGATCTACTGGAGGAAAGGGAACTGATTATACGTTCCGTTGACTCCAAGGATCGCCGAAAAAATTTGATTTACTTAAGTCCTAAAGGAAAAGATATAATCAATCAGCGTATTGCTGCTTTTACAAAAAAGATGGAAGAGTCTTTGGCTGCTTTTGATGCAAAGGATATTCAGTCTTTTGAAGATAATTTGCAGCTGGTCGTTGATTTCCTTAAACGGGTGCAAGTTTAA
- a CDS encoding sigma-54-dependent Fis family transcriptional regulator, producing the protein MPEILFLAPYSDIAQVAQKVCQGSNDVTISVSRMDAAVELARKAEKMGYHVLITRGVTFWKLHNAGLDLPLVEVSIGGYDIVRAFFEAKKMGRRVGIVDVEEVVNNLDLDAFTETVEDELVKYICHNDLEDISKGVQYLREQGVEVVMGKVAMANEAGRQGMKSVVISSGMDSVRRAIEEARRVNFVRKQEAKKAEQFKAILEFSYDGIIALDREGKITVFNKASETISGWKAEDAIGKFITHIIPNAGCQRLLSSGQAEIAEFMEIGGTKVLANRVPILVDHKIEGVVTTFQQIERLQKLEGKVRRKLADRGLAAKYHFRDILGHSVALVNAKNLAKEYAGVDSTVLIQGATGSGKEMFAHAIHNASKRKNEPFVAINCAALPESLLESELFGYVEGAFTGARKGGKAGVFEMAHQGTLFLDEVGEMSPMLQARLLRVIEQGEVMRLGDSSIIPVDIRLIAATHRELRKMVESNAFREDLYFRLNVLSLKIPPLRVRDKDILLIAYRFLNEFCSRRGKIMGKFSPAAEKCLLDYAWPGNLRELRNAMERLAMRPWVDEITSQEISNVLFMDEGAISAEKRPATPKPQNPDNKTFSFAPLPASGDKVMNQLEKQVILQILEEVGGNKTEAARRLGISRTTLWRKLQG; encoded by the coding sequence GTGCCGGAGATTTTATTCTTAGCACCTTATTCAGATATTGCTCAGGTGGCTCAAAAAGTTTGCCAGGGAAGCAATGATGTAACCATTAGTGTATCCCGAATGGATGCTGCTGTAGAACTGGCCAGGAAAGCGGAAAAGATGGGTTATCATGTATTGATTACTCGGGGAGTTACATTTTGGAAGTTGCACAATGCCGGCCTTGATCTTCCTTTAGTGGAAGTTTCCATCGGCGGATATGATATTGTCCGAGCTTTTTTCGAAGCGAAGAAAATGGGGCGGCGCGTCGGAATTGTGGATGTAGAGGAAGTTGTGAATAATTTAGATTTAGATGCTTTCACCGAGACCGTCGAGGATGAACTCGTGAAATATATTTGCCATAATGATCTGGAAGATATCAGCAAAGGGGTTCAATACCTGCGGGAGCAGGGAGTGGAAGTGGTCATGGGTAAAGTCGCTATGGCTAATGAAGCTGGGAGACAAGGGATGAAGTCCGTGGTTATTTCTTCAGGGATGGATTCTGTTCGGCGAGCCATAGAGGAGGCCCGCCGGGTTAATTTTGTCCGCAAGCAAGAAGCGAAAAAAGCGGAACAATTCAAAGCCATTTTGGAATTTTCTTATGACGGAATCATTGCTCTTGATAGGGAAGGAAAGATTACGGTCTTTAATAAGGCATCCGAAACTATTTCCGGTTGGAAGGCAGAAGATGCTATCGGAAAATTCATTACCCATATCATTCCCAATGCTGGATGTCAAAGATTACTGAGCAGTGGTCAGGCTGAAATCGCAGAATTCATGGAGATTGGAGGCACCAAAGTTCTGGCTAATCGGGTGCCTATTCTTGTTGACCATAAGATCGAAGGGGTTGTTACCACCTTTCAGCAAATCGAGAGGTTGCAAAAATTAGAAGGGAAAGTCAGACGAAAGCTTGCCGATCGAGGCTTAGCGGCCAAATATCATTTTCGTGATATCCTTGGTCATAGTGTGGCTTTGGTGAATGCCAAGAATTTAGCCAAAGAATATGCGGGGGTTGACTCAACTGTTTTGATTCAAGGAGCAACAGGCTCTGGAAAAGAAATGTTTGCTCACGCTATTCACAATGCAAGCAAACGAAAAAATGAGCCTTTTGTAGCGATAAATTGTGCAGCTTTGCCTGAAAGCCTTCTGGAAAGTGAGTTATTCGGATATGTGGAGGGAGCCTTTACAGGTGCCCGCAAGGGTGGCAAAGCAGGTGTGTTTGAAATGGCTCATCAAGGAACACTTTTTCTTGATGAAGTAGGGGAAATGTCTCCCATGCTGCAGGCACGTTTGTTAAGGGTTATTGAGCAAGGTGAGGTTATGCGCTTAGGGGATAGCAGCATTATTCCTGTGGATATACGCCTTATCGCTGCAACTCATCGGGAACTGAGGAAAATGGTAGAGAGCAATGCCTTCCGGGAGGATCTCTATTTTCGACTCAATGTGCTCTCCCTCAAAATCCCTCCCCTTCGGGTCAGAGACAAGGATATCCTATTAATCGCTTACCGGTTCTTAAATGAATTCTGTTCCCGACGAGGAAAGATTATGGGCAAATTTTCTCCCGCAGCAGAGAAATGCCTCTTAGATTATGCCTGGCCCGGAAACCTTCGCGAGCTCCGCAATGCCATGGAAAGATTGGCTATGCGCCCATGGGTGGACGAAATTACGTCCCAGGAAATCTCAAATGTCCTCTTCATGGATGAAGGGGCAATTTCGGCGGAAAAAAGACCAGCTACTCCAAAGCCCCAGAACCCCGACAATAAGACGTTTTCTTTTGCTCCTCTGCCCGCTTCTGGCGACAAAGTTATGAATCAATTAGAAAAACAAGTGATCCTACAAATTCTTGAGGAAGTGGGAGGAAACAAAACGGAAGCCGCCCGACGCTTGGGAATAAGTAGGACTACTTTGTGGAGAAAACTTCAGGGGTAA
- a CDS encoding Rrf2 family transcriptional regulator gives MQLSSRFPVAVQIIIIIAWCPEDVKVTSEVLAVSVNTNPALIRRIMRYLKKAELISIPSGTGGAKLTRNTEMITLLDIYRAVELTDQNALFGLHDHPNLYCPIGSRINEVLRPPFEEAKKALEESLGKVTIQMLLESFPPFDYSILKHLKLK, from the coding sequence ATGCAATTAAGCAGCAGATTTCCTGTAGCTGTGCAAATTATAATCATTATTGCCTGGTGTCCTGAGGATGTAAAAGTAACCAGTGAAGTCCTTGCCGTGAGTGTCAATACCAATCCGGCTCTGATACGGCGCATTATGAGGTATTTAAAAAAAGCAGAGCTTATTTCCATTCCTTCGGGTACCGGAGGGGCGAAGCTAACCAGAAATACGGAGATGATCACTTTATTGGATATCTATCGAGCGGTGGAATTAACAGATCAAAATGCCCTCTTTGGTCTCCACGATCATCCTAATCTATATTGTCCTATAGGTAGCCGGATCAACGAAGTGCTTCGACCACCTTTTGAGGAAGCGAAAAAGGCTCTTGAAGAATCTTTAGGAAAGGTGACCATCCAAATGCTATTAGAATCCTTTCCACCCTTTGATTACTCTATTCTTAAGCACTTAAAACTCAAATAA